One Megalopta genalis isolate 19385.01 chromosome 11, iyMegGena1_principal, whole genome shotgun sequence genomic region harbors:
- the LOC143260284 gene encoding uncharacterized protein LOC143260284 gives MPTLLASIQEFQERDSGWALSKILHLMVNSNKYQPLQVGCGIPVPRAVQLKRVVVNVNSKDDACFFWAVVSSLYVDHSYRASSYLHDSDVLRTEGFQMPVSFKDIPKFEEANDVSVNVFEWDRKRESCQTLQPTSRKREKHANLLFLQDTINLWNYYVSIRNLSRHVSSQLSTHHHKYICNRCLQYFRSQEKLDIHVVDCGRMNECALILPTEDDKWLKFKNHAYKKPAPFVIYADLECLLEKQKDQGHGTCRRYQHHRAFSVGYYLHCRYDSSLCEYRTYRNEKDCIAWFASEFYKLSLKLQPAFDRAVPMATMTVAQISEFHTATHCHVCEEPLGDRDELANAFEGKIDVLPLTKENYISFTKHAKNVGKSWKKHIKFRFVDSFKFLNSSLDKLSSSLDKSDLRILRNQFGQICDDDFHLLTRKGVFPYDYVATYDKLSDTRLPPREAFYSELYDSEISDVDYRHASEVWSRFNIQTLGQYSDLYLKVDVLLLANVFENFREMSLDNYSLDPAHYYTLPGFAWDAMLTDMDMLLFVERGLRGGLSQCSHRYARANNKYMSMYDWN, from the exons ATGCCTACGCTTCTGGCCTCGATCCAGGAGTTTCAAGAACGGGACAGCGGATGGGCGTTGTCGAAGATCTTGCACTTGATGGTGAATTCTAACAAGTATCAACCGTTGCAAGTAGGTTGCGGGATACCCGTGCCCCGAGCAGTGCAACTGAAGAGAGTCGTCgtcaacgtgaacagtaaggaCGACGCGTGTTTCTTTTGGGCAGTGGTGTCAAGTCTGTATGTAGATCATTCGTATCGCGCATCATCCTATCTGCATGACAGCGATGTGCTCCGTACCGAGGGATTCCAAATGCCGGTGTCGTTCAAAGACATACCGAAGTTCGAAGAGGCGAACGACGTTTCCGTGAACGTGTTCGAATGGGATAGGAAACGAGAAAGCTGTCAAACATTGCAACCAACCTCGAGGAAACGGGAGAAACACGCAAATTTGTTGTTTCTACAGGATACgataaatttgtggaattatTACGTCAGTATAAGGAATTTATCCCGTCATGTTTCATCCCAGCTTAGCACGCACCATCATAAGTATATTTGCAATCG GTGTCTGCAATATTTCAGATCGCAGGAAAAATTGGACATTCACGTCGTCGACTGcggtcgaatgaacgaatgcgCTTTGATCCTTCCGACGGAAGACGACAAGTGGCTGAAGTTCAAGAACCACGCGTATAAGAAACCGGCACCGTTCGTTATCTACGCAGACTTGGAATGTCTGCTGGAGAAACAGAAAGATCAAGGTCATGGAACTTGTCGCAGATATCAGCATCACCGTGCCTTCAGTGTAGGCTACTACCTTCATTGTCGATACGATAGCTCCCTGTGCGAGTATCGGACTTATCGCAACGAGAAAGATTGTATCGCGTGGTTCGCATCGGAGTTTTACAAGTTGAGCCTTAAATTGCAGCCGGCGTTCGATCGGGCGGTTCCGATGGCTACAATGACTGTCGCGCAAATTTCGGAATTCCATACCGCCACGCATTGCCACGTGTGCGAAGAACCGTTAGGCGATCGTGAC GAGTTAGCTAACGCGTTCGAAGGTAAAATAGATGTGCTACCTCTTACGAAAGAGAACTACATTTCTTTTACGAAACACGCGAAGAACGTGGGCAAATCATGGAAGAAACATATAAAGTTCCGATTCGTCGATTCCTTCAAGTTTTTGAACTCCAGTCTGGACAAGCTGTCGTCGTCTCTTGACAAGAGCGATTTGCGGATCTTGAGGAATCAATTCGGGCAAATTTGTGACGACGATTTCCATCTGCTAACCAGGAAAGGTGTTTTCCCGTACGACTACGTAGCGACATACGATAAATTAAGCGACACCCGTTTACCGCCGCGCGAAGCATTTTACAGCGAGCTGTACGACAGCGAGATATCCGATGTCGACTACCGCCACGCGAGCGAAGTTTGGTCACGTTTCAACATACAAACGTTAGGGCAGTACAGCGACCTGTACTTGAAAGTAGACGTGCTGTTGTTGGCGaacgtgtttgaaaattttcgcgaaatgTCGCTCGATAATTACAGCCTCGATCCAGCGCATTATTACACGTTGCCCGGTTTCGCGTGGGACGCGATGCTCACCGACATGGACATGCTTTTGTTCGTGGAGCGGGGATTACGGGGTGGGTTGAGTCAATGTTCGCAtcgttacgcgcgcgcgaataacaaGTACATGTCGATGTACGATTGGAACTAA